A window of the Cicer arietinum cultivar CDC Frontier isolate Library 1 chromosome 6, Cicar.CDCFrontier_v2.0, whole genome shotgun sequence genome harbors these coding sequences:
- the LOC101493441 gene encoding protein trichome birefringence-like 12 isoform X1, with product MFPKLPSHLFPFLILLTLASLCFFSSFLSSSSSSSTSQSLAISNCNLFKGNWVLDPNHTPLYDETCPFHRNAWNCIRNQRQNMSFINSWKWVPRGCDLPRIDPFRFLGLMRNQNVGFVGDSLNENFLASFLCILRIADEGARRWKKKGAWRGAYFPKFNVTVGYHRAVLLSKYQWQPKQTEAGKQDGSEGVNRVDVDVPADEWAKIAGFYDVLVFNTGHWWNYDKFPKEKPLVFYKAGQPIVPPLGMLEGLKVVLGNMITYIEKEFPRKTLKFWRLQSPRHFYGGDWNQNGSCLFNKPLEENELDSWFEPRNNGVNKEARQMNSVIEEILQDTSIQLLDLTHLSEFRADAHPAIWLGRKDAVAIWGQDCMHWCLPGVPDTWVDILSQLILDGIGRTGRL from the exons ATGTTCCCAAAGCTACCTTCGCATCTCTTCCCTTTCCTCATCTTACTAACACTTGCATCTCTCTGTTTCTTCTCTTCAttcctctcttcttcttcttcttcttcaacctcACAATCACTTGCAATCTCCAACTGTAACCTCTTTAAAGGCAACTGGGTTTTAGATCCCAATCACACCCCACTCTACGACGAAACCTGCCCCTTCCATCGAAACGCATGGAATTGCATCAGAAACCAGAGGCAAAATATGAGCTTCATTAATTCATGGAAATGGGTGCCACGTGGCTGCGATTTGCCTCGGATCGACCCGTTTCGGTTTCTGGGTCTGATGAGAAATCAGAATGTTGGGTTCGTTGGGGATTCTCTCAATGAGAATTTCTTGGCTTCGTTTCTTTGCATTCTTAGAATTGCTGATGAAGGAGCACGCAGATGGAAAAAGAAGGGTGCTTGGAGGGGTGCATATTTTCCCAAATTCAATGTCACTGTTGGTTATCATCGTGCGGTTTTGCTCTCCAAATATCA GTGGCAGCCAAAGCAAACTGAAGCTGGGAAGCAAGATGGATCAGAAGGTGTGAATCGAGTTGACGTTGATGTTCCTGCAGATGAATGGGCTAAAATTGCAGGTTTCTATGATGTCCTGGTGTTTAATACTGGTCATTG GTGGAATTATGACAAGTTCCCGAAGGAGAAACCTCTTGTCTTCTATAAAGCAGGACAACCAATAGTTCCTCCACTTGGGATGTTGGAAGGACTGAAAGTTGTTCTTGGTAACATGATCACATACATAGAAAAAGAATTTCCTAGAAAGACACTTAAGTTCTGGCGTTTACAATCCCCAAGGCATTTTTATGGTGGAGATTGGAATCAAAACGGTAGCTGCTTGTTCAACAAGCCACTTGAGGAGAATGAG CTTGACTCGTGGTTTGAACCCAGGAACAACGGAGTTAACAAGGAGGCAAGACAGATGAATTCTGTGATTGAAGAAATATTACAAGACACAAGCATCCAATTGCTTGACTTGACACATTTAAGTGAGTTTAGAGCTGATGCTCATCCGGCAATATGGCTAGGAAGGAAGGATGCAGTTGCAATTTGGGGTCAGGATTGCATGCATTGGTGTCTGCCGGGTGTCCCTGACACATGGGTTGATATTTTATCACAACTGATCCTTGATGGTATTGGAAGAACTGGTAGGttataa
- the LOC101493972 gene encoding glutamyl-tRNA reductase 2, chloroplastic-like has protein sequence MAALAASSSAATLPSSVKFSSPSQFPNSTTFTPHRLSLTPKCTLRSENTLPQNAIVSKPSPLELLKTSSADRYTKEKSSIIVIGLNIHTAPVEMREKLAIPEAQWPQVIQELCALNHIEEAAVLSTCNRIEIYVVALSQHRGVREVTDWISKLSGVSVPEICKHQILLYNKDATRHLFEVAAGLDSLVLGEGQILSQVKQVVKSGQGVPGFDRKISGLFKQAISVGKRVRTETNISSGSVSVSSAAVELALMKCSKSSFDNDRVLVIGAGKMGKLVIKHLTAKGCRKMVVVNRTEEKVNAIRQELKDIDIVFRPLSEMLECAAEADVIFTSTASESPLFSKENVQMLSPVGQGVRRRLFVDISIPRNVEPGVSELESALVYNVDDLREVVAANKEDRHQKAMEARGIIQEELNKFDAWIDSLETVPTIKKFRAYVERIRASELEKCLSKMRGDVSKEHKEAMYALSMGIVNKLLHGPMQHLRCDGNDNNSLSEVLENMRALNRMYDLETEISLMEEKIRVKMERSQK, from the exons ATGGCGGCCCTCGCTGCCTCATCCTCCGCCGCTACTCTTCCCTCCTCCGTCAAATTCTCTTCCCCTTCTCAATTTCCTAATTCTACCACCTTCACCCCCCATCGACTATCTCTCACCCCCAAATGCACCCTTCGTTCCGAAAACACCCTTCCCCAAAACGCCATCGTTTCCAAACCTTCTCCTCTCGAGTTACTCAAAACTTCTTCTGCCGACA GGTATACGAAGGAGAAGAGCAGCATCATTGTGATTGGACTCAACATTCACACTGCTCCCGTTGAAATGCGTGAGAAGCTTGCAATTCCAGAAGCACAGTGGCCTCAAGTTATTCAGGAGCTTTGTGCTCTCAATCATATTGAAGAAGCCGCTGTTCTCAGCACTTGTAATCGAATTGAGATATATGTTGTTGCTCTCTCTCAACACCGTGGTGTTAGAGAAGTCACCGATTGGATCTCTAAG TTAAGTGGGGTTTCGGTACCTGAGATTTGTAAGCACCAGATCTTGTTGTATAATAAGGATGCCACACGACATCTTTTTGAAGTAGCTGCCGGTCTCGACTCCCTTGTTCTTGGGGAGGGTCAAATTCTTTCTCAAGTTAAACAAGTTGTTAAATCTGGACAAGGAGTGCCTGGTTTTGATAGGAAAATCAGTGGTTTGTTCAAACAGGCTATCTCTGTTGGAAAACGGGTTCGAACTGAGACTAACATTTCATCGGGATCGGTTTCTGTTAGTTCAGCTGCTGTGGAGTTGGCGCTTATGAAGTGTTCAAAATCTTCCTTTGACAACGATAGAGTGTTGGTAATTGGGGCGGGTAAGATGGGGAAACTTGTGATCAAACATTTGACTGCTAAAGGGTGTCGAAAAATGGTGGTTGTTAACAGAACTGAAGAGAAAGTCAATGCCATTAGGCAAGAGTTGAAGGATATTGACATAGTATTTAGACCTCTTTCTGAGATGTTGGAATGTGCTGCTGAGGCTGATGTAATCTTCACCAGCACTGCATCTGAGTCCCCTTTGTTCTCAAAAGAGAATGTGCAGATGCTTTCTCCGGTTGGCCAAGGTGTGAGAAGACGACTTTTTGTTGATATATCTATTCCAAGGAATGTGGAACCAGGTGTGTCGGAGCTGGAAAGTGCACTAGTGTACAATGTGGATGATCTTCGGGAAGTTGTTGCTGCTAACAAGGAGGATAGACACCAGAAAGCTATGGAAGCACGGGGAATAATCCAGGAGGAATTGAATAAGTTTGATGCGTGGATAGACTCTCTTGAAACTGTTCCTACTATTAAGAAATTTAGAGCTTATGTTGAAAGGATTAGAGCCTCTGAGCTGGAAAAATGTTTGTCAAAGATGCGTGGTGATGTCTCCAAGGAACACAAAGAAGCAATGTATGCCCTTAGTATGGGTATTGTGAATAAGCTACTTCATGGTCCCATGCAGCACCTGAGGTGTGACGGGAATGATAATAATAGTCTTAGTGAAGTCCTTGAGAACATGCGTGCTCTTAACAGAATGTATGATCTTGAGACAGAAATATCCTTGATGGAAGAAAAGATCAGAGTCAAGATGGAACGGAGTCAGAAGTAA
- the LOC101494294 gene encoding peptide methionine sulfoxide reductase B5-like: protein MTMRGVNILRTTPLSSFNFNTKPISSNHLTFLFNPQFTISIRHTKRGFCSTRIVAMASPGSAQKSDEEWRAVLSPEQFRILRQKGTEYPGTGEYDKLFQEGVYSCAGCGTPLYKSTTKFNSGCGWPAFFEGLPGAINRHPDPDGRRIEITCAACGGHLGHVFKGEGFPTPTDERHCVNSISLKFKPADS from the exons ATGACGATGAGGGGCGTCAATATCCTACGAACCACACCTCTTTCTTCTTTCAATTTCAACACTAAACCCATTTCCTCAAATCACCTCACTTTTCTCTTCAACCCCCAATTCACCATTTCCATTCGTCATACCAAGCGCGGTTTCTGCAGTACAAGAATTGTGGCCATGGCTTCACCTGGTTCAGCCCAAAAATCGGATGAAGAATGGCGCGCCGTTCTCTCCCCTGAACAGTTTCGGATTCTCAGGCAAAAGGGAACTGA GTACCCTGGAACAGGAGAATATGACAAGTTATTTCAGGAGGGAGTCTACAGTTGTGCAGGTTGTGGGACTCCACTTTACAAGTCTACAACAAAATTCAATTCCGGTTGTGGTTGGCCAGCCTTTTTTGAGGGTCTTCCTGGAGCCATAAACCGCCAT CCGGACCCCGATGGAAGGAGGATTGAAATAACATGTGCTGCTTGTGGAGGACATCTCGGTCATGTATTTAAAGGTGAAGGATTTCCAACACCCACTGACGAAAGGCATTGTGTCAATAGCATTTCACTGAAATTTAAACCAGCCGATTCTTAG
- the LOC101493441 gene encoding protein trichome birefringence-like 12 isoform X4 produces MFPKLPSHLFPFLILLTLASLCFFSSFLSSSSSSSTSQSLAISNCNLFKGNWVLDPNHTPLYDETCPFHRNAWNCIRNQRQNMSFINSWKWVPRGCDLPRIDPFRFLGLMRNQNVGFVGDSLNENFLASFLCILRIADEGARRWKKKGAWRGAYFPKFNVTVGYHRAVLLSKYQWQPKQTEAGKQDGSEGVNRVDVDVPADEWAKIAGFYDVLVFNTGHWWNYDKFPKEKPLVFYKAGQPIVPPLGMLEGLKVVLGNMITYIEKEFPRKTLKFWRLQSPRHFYGGDWNQNGSCLFNKPLEENEEQRS; encoded by the exons ATGTTCCCAAAGCTACCTTCGCATCTCTTCCCTTTCCTCATCTTACTAACACTTGCATCTCTCTGTTTCTTCTCTTCAttcctctcttcttcttcttcttcttcaacctcACAATCACTTGCAATCTCCAACTGTAACCTCTTTAAAGGCAACTGGGTTTTAGATCCCAATCACACCCCACTCTACGACGAAACCTGCCCCTTCCATCGAAACGCATGGAATTGCATCAGAAACCAGAGGCAAAATATGAGCTTCATTAATTCATGGAAATGGGTGCCACGTGGCTGCGATTTGCCTCGGATCGACCCGTTTCGGTTTCTGGGTCTGATGAGAAATCAGAATGTTGGGTTCGTTGGGGATTCTCTCAATGAGAATTTCTTGGCTTCGTTTCTTTGCATTCTTAGAATTGCTGATGAAGGAGCACGCAGATGGAAAAAGAAGGGTGCTTGGAGGGGTGCATATTTTCCCAAATTCAATGTCACTGTTGGTTATCATCGTGCGGTTTTGCTCTCCAAATATCA GTGGCAGCCAAAGCAAACTGAAGCTGGGAAGCAAGATGGATCAGAAGGTGTGAATCGAGTTGACGTTGATGTTCCTGCAGATGAATGGGCTAAAATTGCAGGTTTCTATGATGTCCTGGTGTTTAATACTGGTCATTG GTGGAATTATGACAAGTTCCCGAAGGAGAAACCTCTTGTCTTCTATAAAGCAGGACAACCAATAGTTCCTCCACTTGGGATGTTGGAAGGACTGAAAGTTGTTCTTGGTAACATGATCACATACATAGAAAAAGAATTTCCTAGAAAGACACTTAAGTTCTGGCGTTTACAATCCCCAAGGCATTTTTATGGTGGAGATTGGAATCAAAACGGTAGCTGCTTGTTCAACAAGCCACTTGAGGAGAATGAG GAACAACGGAGTTAA
- the LOC101493441 gene encoding protein trichome birefringence-like 12 isoform X2 has translation MFPKLPSHLFPFLILLTLASLCFFSSFLSSSSSSSTSQSLAISNCNLFKGNWVLDPNHTPLYDETCPFHRNAWNCIRNQRQNMSFINSWKWVPRGCDLPRIDPFRFLGLMRNQNVGFVGDSLNENFLASFLCILRIADEGARRWKKKGAWRGAYFPKFNVTVGYHRAVLLSKYQWQPKQTEAGKQDGSEGVNRVDVDVPADEWAKIAGFYDVLVFNTGHWWNYDKFPKEKPLVFYKAGQPIVPPLGMLEGLKVVLGNMITYIEKEFPRKTLKFWRLQSPRHFYGGDWNQNGSCLFNKPLEENETCSILFSAPYIFKHWPKEQDTNT, from the exons ATGTTCCCAAAGCTACCTTCGCATCTCTTCCCTTTCCTCATCTTACTAACACTTGCATCTCTCTGTTTCTTCTCTTCAttcctctcttcttcttcttcttcttcaacctcACAATCACTTGCAATCTCCAACTGTAACCTCTTTAAAGGCAACTGGGTTTTAGATCCCAATCACACCCCACTCTACGACGAAACCTGCCCCTTCCATCGAAACGCATGGAATTGCATCAGAAACCAGAGGCAAAATATGAGCTTCATTAATTCATGGAAATGGGTGCCACGTGGCTGCGATTTGCCTCGGATCGACCCGTTTCGGTTTCTGGGTCTGATGAGAAATCAGAATGTTGGGTTCGTTGGGGATTCTCTCAATGAGAATTTCTTGGCTTCGTTTCTTTGCATTCTTAGAATTGCTGATGAAGGAGCACGCAGATGGAAAAAGAAGGGTGCTTGGAGGGGTGCATATTTTCCCAAATTCAATGTCACTGTTGGTTATCATCGTGCGGTTTTGCTCTCCAAATATCA GTGGCAGCCAAAGCAAACTGAAGCTGGGAAGCAAGATGGATCAGAAGGTGTGAATCGAGTTGACGTTGATGTTCCTGCAGATGAATGGGCTAAAATTGCAGGTTTCTATGATGTCCTGGTGTTTAATACTGGTCATTG GTGGAATTATGACAAGTTCCCGAAGGAGAAACCTCTTGTCTTCTATAAAGCAGGACAACCAATAGTTCCTCCACTTGGGATGTTGGAAGGACTGAAAGTTGTTCTTGGTAACATGATCACATACATAGAAAAAGAATTTCCTAGAAAGACACTTAAGTTCTGGCGTTTACAATCCCCAAGGCATTTTTATGGTGGAGATTGGAATCAAAACGGTAGCTGCTTGTTCAACAAGCCACTTGAGGAGAATGAG ACTTGTTCCATTTTGTTCTCTGCCCCGTACATTTTCAAGCATTGGCCTAAAGAACAAGATACTAATACCTGA
- the LOC101493441 gene encoding protein trichome birefringence-like 12 isoform X3 has product MFPKLPSHLFPFLILLTLASLCFFSSFLSSSSSSSTSQSLAISNCNLFKGNWVLDPNHTPLYDETCPFHRNAWNCIRNQRQNMSFINSWKWVPRGCDLPRIDPFRFLGLMRNQNVGFVGDSLNENFLASFLCILRIADEGARRWKKKGAWRGAYFPKFNVTVGYHRAVLLSKYQWQPKQTEAGKQDGSEGVNRVDVDVPADEWAKIAGFYDVLVFNTGHWWNYDKFPKEKPLVFYKAGQPIVPPLGMLEGLKVVLGNMITYIEKEFPRKTLKFWRLQSPRHFYGGDWNQNGSCLFNKPLEENEHWPKEQDTNT; this is encoded by the exons ATGTTCCCAAAGCTACCTTCGCATCTCTTCCCTTTCCTCATCTTACTAACACTTGCATCTCTCTGTTTCTTCTCTTCAttcctctcttcttcttcttcttcttcaacctcACAATCACTTGCAATCTCCAACTGTAACCTCTTTAAAGGCAACTGGGTTTTAGATCCCAATCACACCCCACTCTACGACGAAACCTGCCCCTTCCATCGAAACGCATGGAATTGCATCAGAAACCAGAGGCAAAATATGAGCTTCATTAATTCATGGAAATGGGTGCCACGTGGCTGCGATTTGCCTCGGATCGACCCGTTTCGGTTTCTGGGTCTGATGAGAAATCAGAATGTTGGGTTCGTTGGGGATTCTCTCAATGAGAATTTCTTGGCTTCGTTTCTTTGCATTCTTAGAATTGCTGATGAAGGAGCACGCAGATGGAAAAAGAAGGGTGCTTGGAGGGGTGCATATTTTCCCAAATTCAATGTCACTGTTGGTTATCATCGTGCGGTTTTGCTCTCCAAATATCA GTGGCAGCCAAAGCAAACTGAAGCTGGGAAGCAAGATGGATCAGAAGGTGTGAATCGAGTTGACGTTGATGTTCCTGCAGATGAATGGGCTAAAATTGCAGGTTTCTATGATGTCCTGGTGTTTAATACTGGTCATTG GTGGAATTATGACAAGTTCCCGAAGGAGAAACCTCTTGTCTTCTATAAAGCAGGACAACCAATAGTTCCTCCACTTGGGATGTTGGAAGGACTGAAAGTTGTTCTTGGTAACATGATCACATACATAGAAAAAGAATTTCCTAGAAAGACACTTAAGTTCTGGCGTTTACAATCCCCAAGGCATTTTTATGGTGGAGATTGGAATCAAAACGGTAGCTGCTTGTTCAACAAGCCACTTGAGGAGAATGAG CATTGGCCTAAAGAACAAGATACTAATACCTGA